Part of the uncultured Desulfobacter sp. genome, AAATGATCAGCCAGGATGACGTTCTGGCCATTGTCGGCCCCCAGTCTTCCAAACAGGCGGTGCCGGCTGGTGAAGTGGCCAACAAGTACAAAACCGTTATGATCAGCCCCTGGTCCACCAACCCCGACACCACCATGGACCGCCCCTATGTTTTTCGCGGCTGTTTTCTGGATCCCTTCCAGGGACCTGTTGTGGCCAATTTCATCACCGATGAGTTCGGTTATACCAAGGCCGCCGTCCTCTATGATGTGGCCTCCGATTACCCCAAAGGGCTTGCCGAAGTGTTCAAGGACGCCTGGGAAAAGAAACACGGTCCAGGCTCCGTCGTTGCCTTTGAAAGCTTTACCACCAAAGACACCGATTTTTCTTCCCAGCTGACCAAAATCATCCAGTCCGGTGCCCAGGTGCTTTTTACCCCCCAGTACTACAATGAAGTGCCTCTGATTGTAAAACAAGCCCAGGAGCTTGGTTGGAAAGGACCCATCGTGGGTTCCGACTCCTGGGGATCTGCCGAGACGGTTGAGCTGTGCGGCGAAGCCTGCTACGGCCAGTTTTTCTCTTCCCATTACGCAGCTGCCGGTGCCAAGGGTGCAACCAAAGCATTCATTGACCGCTACAATGAAACATACGGCTATGTCCCCGATGATGTGGCGGCTTTGACCTGGGATGCCCTTCGCCTGGCCCAGCAGGCCATTCAGAATACCGGAAAATTGACCGGCAGAATTGAAAGAGACCGTGAAGCGGTTCGGGATGCCCTGGCAAAGATCAAGGATTTTTCAGGTATCACCGGTAACATGACCTTCACCGAAGAGGGTGACCCGGTTAAATGCGCAGTGATCGTAAAAATAAA contains:
- a CDS encoding ABC transporter substrate-binding protein gives rise to the protein MTMVFSSSAFCKRETVIKIGINAPLTGDIPKVGEGTKYAAQMWLEDIEKAGGLEVGGQKYKVELVVEDNESKAESAVKANTKMISQDDVLAIVGPQSSKQAVPAGEVANKYKTVMISPWSTNPDTTMDRPYVFRGCFLDPFQGPVVANFITDEFGYTKAAVLYDVASDYPKGLAEVFKDAWEKKHGPGSVVAFESFTTKDTDFSSQLTKIIQSGAQVLFTPQYYNEVPLIVKQAQELGWKGPIVGSDSWGSAETVELCGEACYGQFFSSHYAAAGAKGATKAFIDRYNETYGYVPDDVAALTWDALRLAQQAIQNTGKLTGRIERDREAVRDALAKIKDFSGITGNMTFTEEGDPVKCAVIVKINDTGEYEFYKSVCP